The DNA window TTCACGATCTGAAATATCAAACAGTAATTCCCCTTTTGGCTTATTAGCCATATATTTATTTAGATTATCCGTAATAGCCTCAGTAGCTATTTTGCTCGTTGTACTAGAGCGAAGAGCAAGATCACTTTTTAGTATATTAAGGAAATTACTAAGTTCTTTTTCAAAGCTTTTGGCTTGTTTGATCTCGGATTCCTGAGAAATTTTCTCAAGCAGAAGAGATAACGTCTTAGGTGCTAAAGCATATGGAAAAGTTCCATCGAATTCATGGCGTAAAGCTTTTTCAATTCGCTCTTTTTCTTTTATAAGCTCGTCAACTTTCTTTTGTTCCTGTTCTTTGGTTTGAGCAAAAGAGCCACCTTGAGCACTTAATAACCCCTCATTTTGAGTGATATTTCTTGTTAATAAATCAATTCGTGATTTTAGAAAATCAGCCTCTTCCAAATATGCTTCTGTTTTGCACATAAGTTCCTTAGATTTTACTTCTAATTCAGAAAGATGCTGTTGTAGGTTTCCTTCAAGTTGAGTAGATTGCTGGCGCTTAATATAGATTATTAGGTCATTACGTAGCTTAGAGATTAAATCTAATCCAAGTAAGCGGCGCATTGCCGTACGCAGAATATTTCCTGATTCATCTTCAGCTAATTCAGCGATTTTTTCACCATCAAAGAAAAATAAATCTGCTACTCCATTGGGAATGAGTTCATTCAGAAAACCTTGGCATTGTTCATAATTTAGCTCACTAAGAGTCTGCCCATTTTGTTGTAGCGATAGGAGATCTTTTTTTCCTCTTTTCCAACTACGTGTAACAGTGAACTCAGATTCTTTGCCTTCTTTATTATAGATAAAAGTTAGCTCAATTGAGGCTTCTTCTGGACGTTTAGATTGGTTATTGCCGTTATGGATTAATGCACTTAACTGTTCAATATATTCTTGTTGTTGAATGGTATGGTTAAAAGCTAAACGACCATATAAGGATAAGCGAATAGCGGATAAAATAGATGTTTTGCCCGCACCATTTAACCCACCAAATAGAACGATTGGGCGATCATGGATCTCATGCTGTCGTTTTCTCGGAGCTAGATCGATAGTATGTGTTCCACTAAATACCCGAAAATTACGCAGAACCAGTTGCTTAATTAACATTTTCTTTTTCCTCACTGGAAACTACTGATGGTTCCTCGACATGAGTTATTCTGCGTTGTATTTCTTTAATTTCAGCTTCTATCTTCATGACTTCTTCAAGGTGAATATCACGCTCATTACGCTTTTGTAGTGTAGATTGCGTCTGCTTAATTTGTTCTAAACTACCCCAGTCCTGTTTTAAAATTGTGCCAATCTTATCAAAGATCCCTTGTCTGCGGCTTAACCCTTCCATTGATATCTCCAGTTCGATTAGCTTCATGACCATTTCTGGTTGTACATCGAATCCTTGAGTAATTTGGGCAAGCAATTCGGCATCACTAGAGTCAAATCTAGATTGATCATCAGTAATCCAGTTCAAATCACGTCCATAAACGGAACGATAGATATCTGGTAATGTATCGTTCCAGTCAGGTTCATTAGGATCTTTAAGCCATTCTTGACGTATAGCATGAAGCTCTGGCTCTGTGATTAAAGTTATCTGGCGTCCTTGTCGATTTAACTCTCGTTCTATCTCTAATAATTGTCTGAGCCATGATTGACGATATTTTAACCAGTATGGGCCAGGAACGTGTTTACGTTCTGCCGCAATGTCTTCCCCTTCCTTCGCATATTGATAACTAACCTTACCCGTACGGCGTTTGTAATTGCGATAAGTGTCTTTTTGTACGGGATCAGTAGTTAGAGCGAGTAAATCGCGAAATTTTAGTAAGGGTAACATCCAGTCTTCCCCATTTTGGACAAGACTTTCCATTGCTTTATCTTTTGTAACGACAGTGCAAGTCCAGCAACCAAAACGAGAATTACCGCAAGAAGGAGTACTGTCATCAATAACGAGAGGGCATTCACCTTGATTTGATGAGTCCATGTAAAGAGTCCAAAGAGGACGATTATTGCCACCCCACGGGCTTTCCCATTCTTCTATATCGTCTGGAGAATATTGATATGCACCACGCAATAACTTCCAAACATCCTCAACATCCCATGTGTCAATAGGGGTATAAATAAATGCATTGGCAAGGGTAGTGTGCCGGGCAAGACGCGACCCATCAATTCTATGTTTTGCAATAACTTGAGCACGTGATGAACTTTCGCTACTGCGTGAACCCAGAACAACTATAACCTCGTCAAATTGGCTGACTTTATCGCGAATAAAATCACTCACGGGATTGATTTTCATGCGTTCTGTGCACCAACGGAAGCTACGCGTAGGAGCGGGATAGCCTTTGCCTAACAGGTTGACCCAGAATGTTTCGTGTGTTTTAGGTATAACAGGGTGCTGAGTGATTGGAAGCCCGTCTCGCTTAGATCCAGATTCAATCTGCAACATTGTTTTTTGGATTAAATCTACGACGACAGGAGTTTCAACCAGTGTGTCAGATGAGACAACGAAAACAGGTTTATGGCGCATTTCTGGGGATAGTCCAAGTAGCGCGAGATAAGCCAATGTAATTACAGCGGAAGAGTCTTTTCCTCCACTGTAACCAATTACCCAAGGGCGTTTATCACTATAATAAATACGTTGTATTTCAGAAATATATTCTGCTAGTGGTCGACCAGCGAACATTTCCTGATTAATAAAATCTTCATAATCGCCCAAATCGTGGGTCTGAATTAATTTACTCATGAGATAACCGTTTGAGCTTCAAGTTGCTGCTCTTCAGCAGTAAGGGGAATATCTAATGCAATTTTAAGAGCATTACAGGTGAGCTGAATAGCAATAGTGGTTTTACTCAATTTTCCGTGTGACATTGCTCTTTTTATCAGTTCGGGATTGCTCTTACGCCAATCGAATGTTTTCAGTTTGGCAAGTTTTTCTTGCCATTGATCAGGATATTCTGCCAACAAATTGCGACCAAGAAGCCCCAGTGCATGAAGGCCAATACCGTGAGCGTGGACATATTCTTGGCGTAATTGGGCGGGAGATACTTCTTTATTAGACGCCATTTTCCAATCAGGCATAGCATTATAAACCGCTTGCCAATATTGGGAAGCTAGTCGTTTGTTTTCTTTTATATCGCCTTCTTTCGGATCTGTTCCAAGCAAAGCTCGGGTAGACTGTTTGATACTACTTAATGTAAATAATTTGTTTGAAAGCTTGCTTATGCTGGATTTCTCTAATTCAGTTAACCCGACAAATGGCCTGACAGACATCGCCAGATAGCGAGCTAATTCTGAGCAGATATCTCGGTGGTCATAAAGTGTTGATAATGATGGACTCGGCCTAATCGCGTATTTATTTAGATCGGCGAACATTTGTTGGCTGCGTTGCAAACCTTCATCAACAAAAAATAGTACAGGAATATTATCTTGCCCTAAATCTGGATTTTCTTTCAGAGCAGTTTCAATGGCTTTACGACGATGTTGACCATCATTAATCAAAATTTGTGCTTCCATCGGTACTTTTAGGATACCGAGATTGTTGGAACCTGAAAATTCGGCAAATTCAACATCAATAGCAATAGATGCTGTTAATGCTGAAAAAACATAATCTTTTGGGTTTTCAACCAAGTAACGTGCCATTTCTGGAATACGTGCTTTATTTAATACACGTTGTGCTCGGAGTTCAGGAGGAACTTCAGTTTCATCAAAACTGAAAATTTTAGGGATAAGCCTCATTGGACAAGTGGCGATATAGAAAGGGCGACCAGCTTGAATCCCACGCACTGCGGGGAACGAGTAACAGTATGCAATATTGTCAATATTAGCCATAATCCCTTCTTCCTGATAATTATTTCATGATAGATGTTACGTTATATTTTTACGTAATGGTGATTTATTATATCATTTTTTTAACGTAATAACAGATTTGAATCTTTAAAACTAATTTATGAATATCTCTTATGGATAGAGATAATAAGGCGGAAGAATTGGGTTATTTTTAGAAACAACTTAGTAAGGTAGGGTGAGTGTGAAGCTGACGACAATATCTAGGAAACACTGGGGAAATATTAGAGCAGTGAAATGTGGTCTATCAGTCGCTCCAGACAGCACATACAGACTCTGGTCACGCAAAACAAGAAACTGGCAGCAGTCTGACTGCCATGTCGTTTAATCCAGAATGGGAAAAATAGGCTGTTTAACTTATTTGAGGTGCTAACTTCGACAATTATAATCTGTTTTCTTTTATATTCTGCTTAATTTCGCTATATATTCCACAAGAAACGATAACGACCATTTATTAAGCGACATTTAGGGCTTTCAGCTGGCTTTAATATCATAAAAACAGGTCTAACTATTTTTATTTTAGTAAATCCTGTGTAATTATAAGCTCCTTAGCCTTAATCAATTGGAGTAAGTTGGACAACACCATTTTTCCCAAGTTGATAAGGTAAATTTACTGTACATTCGATAAGCGTGATTCCGGCTCCACGAATGCCTGGGTGTATGGAAAAGTCTGAAATTAGAGGTACATCAGGAGAAAGTTTAGGTGCATTAAGTAATTCTTCATTTGTAATAGATATGATCAAAACGCCTACAGGGTATCCTCTAAAGTTTGTTGCAAAACAATGGAATTTTTCTTGCTGGCTAATATCATTATTTAATAATTCATTTTTTCTTTCTTGTATAGATTGAAAAACACCACTGGAGTATACGCATCTATCATCCCATTTTCTCAATTCGACATCTCTTCTTTCTTTTTTATTCAGTTCAAATTTGCATTTTTCATTTTCTATTTGAAATATTATATGCCTTGCGATTTCACATGCTTTTGGCAAAGAAACTTTTTCTGAAACTAAAGATGCTCTGGCGTCAAAAGACATTGAAATTAAATTAAGGCTGGATTGAGAACAATTCAATGGGTTGAATTGAGCTGGTCTGCTAATACTGAAAGATTTTGACCTGAATATCATCAGTAGTTTCCTTTAATAATAAGGATAAAAAGATTATTAATTGCCTACCAGCATGGAATAATATGAGTCCAATAGTATAGTAGTAAGATAAAAATAATCTGTTGCTATTACCGTGACTGAAATCGCATGAATAAATACATCTTAGATAATAATTTTCTTATTAAGAAATTCCTGATGAGGAAAAATAATAAAATAAAAATAATTCTCTCAATAATCGATAGTTGTTTTATCGTAAAACCTTGCCATTTTTAATTACCCCAAATAACCCTCAAAAACTCACTCCACAATCCTAACCGGATAAGACTCAAACAAATACCCATCAAAGTCAGGATCATCTATATCAGATAACTCCAGCAATCGTTGTTTCACGTTTTCTAAATGTTGCCACATGGCTTGTTTGGCGGCTATAGGATCTTTTTTTATCATAGCGGCTAAAATCACCTGATAATTATTCAACCACTCTTTACGATAGTCAGTATTGGTAATTTAGCTATGTAGTTTCATTCACATAGGATTATTCTCACGTCACGCCTAGTTTACAATGTGTTATGAATATTGGTAATATCGTTCTGGGTAACCTGAAGCGCTGTAAGCTCAGCGATATTACTTTCCAATAATTGGCTCACTTGTAATAATTCAAAAGGCCCAGCGGCATTGATAGTCGTATCGCTTGAATAAGAGCATGGCAGTTGGATGAGATGATTATCTGAGCTTTTGCGTATTTCAATGAGATTTTCCCAATTTCAATACAATTAACGCTTCACGAATAAGAGTACGAAAAACGCTGAATTTCACGTTCTGTAGATAGACGATCACCGGGAGAATAATTCATAACTATTATTATCTGACATAATGATTGGGCTACTTCATGATAGGGACGTTTGGAGTCTGTAAAGTTCATCATTAATGCCGCCGTAAAGTAATATACTCAAATGGAACGACTAAAAATGATGTTCTTCTGAGGCTTCAGTGCCAGAAATATAACCACCTATTCTTGTTATAATAAGTGGTTTTGAGAGAAAATTATTCTACTTTACGCACGCGATTTATCATTTCGAATAATTCCGGTTGGGTTCTGGCAATATTGTCATACATGGGTTTAATCGCGTCTTGAAAGAGGGTTTTATCCACGATAATAAACTCAACACCTTGTTTTTCTGCCTTTGCACGCTCTTCCTGTTCTGATTTTTCCCAAAGTTGAATCATATATTTTGAGGAGTTCAGTGCCGCTTTTTTCACAATCTCTTGCTGTGCAGTAGTTAATTTATTCATTGATTTGTTTGATATTAACAGGACATCAGGGATCATCGTATGCTCATCCAGGGAAAAGAATTTTGTCACTTCACTATGACGGCTTAGCGTAAAAGAAGTAATGTTGTTCTCAGCCGCATCCACAACCCCTTGTTGCAATGCGGTATAGAGTTCACCATAGGCTAATGGCGTTGGATTTCCTGCCAACCCTTTCACCATCGCAATTGCCGTTGGACTGGGTTGTACGCGAATTTTCAAACCTTTTAAATCTTCAGGCGTTCTAATCGGTTTTTTCGCATAAAAGCTGCGTGCGCCCGCTTCATAGTAAGTGAGACCAATAAACCCCATGTTTTGACTTGAATCGAGGATTTCTTTACCGATATCGCTATCAATGACTTGTTGATAGTGCGCTTTATCGCGGAATAAATAGGGCAGGTTAAAAATGGAATAAGCCGGAGAAAAGGCTTCTAATTCTGCCGCATTGGATTTAGCAATATCCAAAGCGCCGTTTTGCATTAATTCGATGGATTCACGTTGGTTGCCCAATTGAGAATCAGAATAGATGCGAATACGGACTTCCCCATTGGTTTTTTCTTTCACTTCGTTAGCGAACTCGGTCATGGCCTTATGGACAGCATGGTCTCGATTTTGGTTATGGCTAAGTTTCAGCGTTGCCACGGCGAAAGCCTGGGATGTCCCTAGCATGAACATTATGCCAGTTACTATGCCTGCTATACCTAAAACCTGTCGTTTGTTGTTCTGCATGTTTGGTTCTCCAGAGGTGAGCGTAGGTTTTTGTTATTTTCTGTGGGCAAACAATAATCAGAACTCACTTATTGGGCAAAGGGTAAAATCCAATTGGTCGATCTGAATCGCAAAAAATGGCATTATTGGTTGACCTTTTTGGTTTGTGATCTATCTCACTCTCTTTTAAGTATTTATTTCAATGTACTTAGTGCTATCAGTATAGATTCTGATTCCTGTGTGGACTTTAATTGGTAAACCAAAATAACAGGAACCGGATAAATGAAAAACTTTGTAGCGATGACCAATAAAAGTTTGGCGTTTTTTACCATCTGCCTGCTGGTCTTTCTGGTTTTATGCGTGTCATGGCAGGTAGTTTCACGTTATGTATTAGATGCACCGAGCACCGAGACAGATGAATTAGCACGTTATCTGTTTATGTGGGTCGCAATGATTGGCGCTGCATATACAACAGGACAGCATCGTCATCTTGCTATCGATTTGCTGATGATGAAATTAACAGGAGTAAAGAAAAGTATTATTAGCCTGATTATTCAGACAGTAATTATTTCATTTTCTTCCATTGTGCTGCTTTATGGTGGCAGCCTGCTTGTTTCATCGACATTGGAAAATGGTCAAATCACACCTGTATTAGGCTGGAAGATGGGGTACGTCTATTTATGTTTACCTATTAGCGGAATATTGATGATTTTCTATGCGCTCGTTGATGTGATCTCAATTGTTCAGCATTTTTCTGGTCAACCACCAGCTATATCTGAGAATCATTAACTTGCAAGATGAAGGGTAGATAAGAGGCTAGAGTATGGATTGGTATGTCATTGCCGCACTTTTTGGCACATTTGCAATATTACTGGTATTGAGTGTCCCCGTTTCTTTTGCAATCGGCCTATCTTCGTTAGTCGCCATTACGATGACATTGCCGTTGGAATCTGCGATAACGGTTGTTGCACAGCGTATGGCTGCGGGAGTAGATAACTTCTCTTTATTGGCGATCCCGTTCTTTATCCTTGCCGGGAATATTATGAATCAAGGCGGGATAGCTGAACGTTTGATAAATCTGGCCAAAGTGATTGGCGGCCGTTTGCCGGGATCATTAATGCACGTCAATATTATGGCGAACATGTTGTTCGGGGCAATTTCAGGTTCGGCAGTGGCATCCGCTGCTGCGGTCGGGGGAACAATGGCGCCGATGCAGAGAAAAGAAGGATACGATCCTGAGCTGTCTGCTGCTGTAAACATCGCTTCTTGTCCTTCTGGTTTGCTGATCCCGCCCAGCAACACCTTGATTGTGTACTCGTTGGTTTCAGGGGGTACATCTATTGCTGCCTTGTTCTTAGCGGGTTATATCCCCGGCCTTATTATGGGGATTTCACTCATGGTTGTATCTGCCATTATTGCCAAGAGGAAGCGCTATCCTGTTGCACCTCGGCCAACCTGGAGCGAATTTTTTGCTACAGCATGGAAAGCAATACCGTCATTAATGCTAATTGTGGTGATTATGGGCGGGATTATTGCGGGGATCTTCACGGCGACAGAAGCATCAGCTATTGCCGTTCTCTACAGTTTTATTCTCGCAGTAGTTATTTATCGTGAAGTGAGTCTCAAACAACTGCCCAAAATTATTCTTGATTCTGCCGTCACCACATCTATTGTTTTACTGCTGATTGGCGTATCAATGGGTATGTCCTGGGCGATGGCCAATGCTGATCTGCCATATCTGATTGCGGATGCGTTGATGACGGTTTCTGATAATCCGCTGACCATTCTGTTAGTCATTAATATCATCCTGCTGATTGTGGGGATCTTTATGGATATGACACCTGCCATTTTGATCTTCACGCCGATTTTTTTACCCGTTGCGATGAGTATGGGTATCGATCCTGTTCATTTTGGCATCATCATGACATTTAATTTGGCAATTGGGATTTGTACCCCTCCCGTAGGCAGTGCCTTATTTGTGGGTTGCTCTGTGGGGGATGTGAGTATTGATAAGGTACTGAAGCCATTGCTCCCGATGTATATTGCGCTGATCTCGGCGCTAGCTTTGGTGACATATCTGCCGCAATTGAGTTTATGGTTACCTGAATTGGTCTTGAATTAGTTATAGGGGGAATTATGAAACAAACTTGGCGTTGGTATGGGTCTGAAGATCCTGTTTCATTAGCGGATATCCGGCAGGCGGGAGCAACAGGGATTGTGACAGCATTACACCATATTCCTAATGGCGAAGTCTGGCCTATCGAGGAGATAAAACAGCGTAAAGCACTCATTGAAGCCAGTCAACTTGAGTGGACAGTTGTAGAAAGTGTTCCCATTCATGAAGATATCAAGACGCATACCGGGGAGTACGATCGATGGATCGAAAACTATCAACAAACCTTGCGTAACCTCGCTGCTTGCGGGATTAAAACAGCATGTTACAACTTTATGCCTGTTCTGGATTGGACCCGCACTGATCTCGAATATGAATTACCTGATGGTTCAAAAGCGTTGCGCTTTGAT is part of the Xenorhabdus cabanillasii genome and encodes:
- the dndD gene encoding DNA sulfur modification protein DndD, coding for MLIKQLVLRNFRVFSGTHTIDLAPRKRQHEIHDRPIVLFGGLNGAGKTSILSAIRLSLYGRLAFNHTIQQQEYIEQLSALIHNGNNQSKRPEEASIELTFIYNKEGKESEFTVTRSWKRGKKDLLSLQQNGQTLSELNYEQCQGFLNELIPNGVADLFFFDGEKIAELAEDESGNILRTAMRRLLGLDLISKLRNDLIIYIKRQQSTQLEGNLQQHLSELEVKSKELMCKTEAYLEEADFLKSRIDLLTRNITQNEGLLSAQGGSFAQTKEQEQKKVDELIKEKERIEKALRHEFDGTFPYALAPKTLSLLLEKISQESEIKQAKSFEKELSNFLNILKSDLALRSSTTSKIATEAITDNLNKYMANKPKGELLFDISDREVGMLQQSIKQDSQKSWERFDEYRIQLTDIEKQLEQSAANIARAPDNEQLIDIFQKIRELDKERNDTRKKYISALEEAKKCKQQQLDCARQMQKLHDSARNKYGLISALKNAKETINLLEKYSEILTQARVKKLTKNFEEAYRKLARKEDLQLHAHINPETFDVELIDENQSVINRKYLSAGEKQIYAIAILEALAKTSGQELPVIIDTPLGRLDSKHRDNLINYYFPYASHQVVLLSTDTEVDERYFVDQLRDDISHTYQIVFNAKTKSSYLKPGYFWELTKETV
- the dndC gene encoding DNA phosphorothioation system sulfurtransferase DndC codes for the protein MSKLIQTHDLGDYEDFINQEMFAGRPLAEYISEIQRIYYSDKRPWVIGYSGGKDSSAVITLAYLALLGLSPEMRHKPVFVVSSDTLVETPVVVDLIQKTMLQIESGSKRDGLPITQHPVIPKTHETFWVNLLGKGYPAPTRSFRWCTERMKINPVSDFIRDKVSQFDEVIVVLGSRSSESSSRAQVIAKHRIDGSRLARHTTLANAFIYTPIDTWDVEDVWKLLRGAYQYSPDDIEEWESPWGGNNRPLWTLYMDSSNQGECPLVIDDSTPSCGNSRFGCWTCTVVTKDKAMESLVQNGEDWMLPLLKFRDLLALTTDPVQKDTYRNYKRRTGKVSYQYAKEGEDIAAERKHVPGPYWLKYRQSWLRQLLEIERELNRQGRQITLITEPELHAIRQEWLKDPNEPDWNDTLPDIYRSVYGRDLNWITDDQSRFDSSDAELLAQITQGFDVQPEMVMKLIELEISMEGLSRRQGIFDKIGTILKQDWGSLEQIKQTQSTLQKRNERDIHLEEVMKIEAEIKEIQRRITHVEEPSVVSSEEKENVN
- the dndB gene encoding DNA sulfur modification protein DndB, which encodes MANIDNIAYCYSFPAVRGIQAGRPFYIATCPMRLIPKIFSFDETEVPPELRAQRVLNKARIPEMARYLVENPKDYVFSALTASIAIDVEFAEFSGSNNLGILKVPMEAQILINDGQHRRKAIETALKENPDLGQDNIPVLFFVDEGLQRSQQMFADLNKYAIRPSPSLSTLYDHRDICSELARYLAMSVRPFVGLTELEKSSISKLSNKLFTLSSIKQSTRALLGTDPKEGDIKENKRLASQYWQAVYNAMPDWKMASNKEVSPAQLRQEYVHAHGIGLHALGLLGRNLLAEYPDQWQEKLAKLKTFDWRKSNPELIKRAMSHGKLSKTTIAIQLTCNALKIALDIPLTAEEQQLEAQTVIS
- a CDS encoding TRAP transporter substrate-binding protein; amino-acid sequence: MQNNKRQVLGIAGIVTGIMFMLGTSQAFAVATLKLSHNQNRDHAVHKAMTEFANEVKEKTNGEVRIRIYSDSQLGNQRESIELMQNGALDIAKSNAAELEAFSPAYSIFNLPYLFRDKAHYQQVIDSDIGKEILDSSQNMGFIGLTYYEAGARSFYAKKPIRTPEDLKGLKIRVQPSPTAIAMVKGLAGNPTPLAYGELYTALQQGVVDAAENNITSFTLSRHSEVTKFFSLDEHTMIPDVLLISNKSMNKLTTAQQEIVKKAALNSSKYMIQLWEKSEQEERAKAEKQGVEFIIVDKTLFQDAIKPMYDNIARTQPELFEMINRVRKVE
- a CDS encoding TRAP transporter small permease, translating into MKNFVAMTNKSLAFFTICLLVFLVLCVSWQVVSRYVLDAPSTETDELARYLFMWVAMIGAAYTTGQHRHLAIDLLMMKLTGVKKSIISLIIQTVIISFSSIVLLYGGSLLVSSTLENGQITPVLGWKMGYVYLCLPISGILMIFYALVDVISIVQHFSGQPPAISENH
- a CDS encoding TRAP transporter large permease — translated: MDWYVIAALFGTFAILLVLSVPVSFAIGLSSLVAITMTLPLESAITVVAQRMAAGVDNFSLLAIPFFILAGNIMNQGGIAERLINLAKVIGGRLPGSLMHVNIMANMLFGAISGSAVASAAAVGGTMAPMQRKEGYDPELSAAVNIASCPSGLLIPPSNTLIVYSLVSGGTSIAALFLAGYIPGLIMGISLMVVSAIIAKRKRYPVAPRPTWSEFFATAWKAIPSLMLIVVIMGGIIAGIFTATEASAIAVLYSFILAVVIYREVSLKQLPKIILDSAVTTSIVLLLIGVSMGMSWAMANADLPYLIADALMTVSDNPLTILLVINIILLIVGIFMDMTPAILIFTPIFLPVAMSMGIDPVHFGIIMTFNLAIGICTPPVGSALFVGCSVGDVSIDKVLKPLLPMYIALISALALVTYLPQLSLWLPELVLN